In the Candidatus Fermentibacter sp. genome, GGTCAGCGAGATCCGCACCCCCGAGCCCTGGAAGGCGGCGAAGCTCCTTTCGGAGACGATCGGTGCCGGATGCCGGGCCGAGCCCAGGGGCGACAGGGTGAGGTTGATCGCGAAGAGCGAGGGAATCCATGATCCTTCCGGTGCTCTGAAAGCGGCCGGCATCCCGTTCTCCCCGCCCGAGGCCGTCGAACCCACGCTGGAGGACATCCTGGCCGGGCTGGTGAGGGAGGATCCGCATGGCTGAGACGGCCGTGCTCCTCGACAGGCTCGTGAAGCGCTTCGGACGGTTCACAGCGGTCGACTCGATCTCGCTCTCGGTCGAGCGGGGAGAGGTCTTCGGCTTCCTCGGCCCGAACGGCGCAGGCAAGTCGACCACCATCAGGATCATGTGCGGGCTCCTGAGGCCCACCTCCGGCACGGCCGTGATAGACGGGATCGATGTGGCCAGGCGGCCCGAGGAGGTGAGGGCCGGTATCGGCTACATGAGTCAGCGGTTCTCGCTCTACAGGGACCTGACGGTGGTCGAGAACGCCGCGTTCTTCGCGGGCGTGTACGGCCTGGACGGCAGGGAGGCTTCGGCGAGGATCGGAGAGGTGCTCGCGGAAGTGGGGCTGGCCGGGTCCGAGCCGCTGGCGGTCTCATCCCTCGACCCCGGCAGGAGGCAGAGGCTGGCGCTCGGGTGCTCGCTGATGCACCACCCGCGCATCCTCTTCCTCGACGAGCCGACCTCGGGGGTCGATCCGCGCACCCGAGGCGAGTTCTGGGACATCATCTACGGCCTCGCCGGGAGCGGCGTCACGGTGTTCGTCACCACGCACTACATGCAGGAGGCCGACTTCTGCAGCAGGCTTGCGATGATCCACGCAGGAAGGCTCGTCGCCTCCGGGACCCCGGGCGACCTCCGGCGCGGATACGGCCCGGGAGTGGTCGAAGTCCGCTGCGCGGACCCGTCGGGCATGCTCGACGCTCTGTCGAAGGCGGCCGGCGTCGAGGAGGCCTTCCTCTTCGGGGATGCAGTCCACGCCTATTCGGCCGGTCCCGCCGCCTCGGCGGCTGTCCTGTCGGCCATCCCCGGCGTGAGTGCCGCGAGGGTCATCGAACCCACCCTGGAGGATGTCTTCGTGAGGCTCGTGCGGGGTACTGCATGATCCGGCAGAACGGGGGACGCGGAGTGAACCCGGGCCGTGTCGCCGCCGTGGCCCGCAAGGAGGCCGTCCACATCCTCCGCGACCCGCGCAGCATGGGCATGGGCCTGGCGATGCCGCTTCTGCTGATGATCCTGTTCGGCTGGGCGCTGTCGCTCGACGTCGAGGAGGTGCCCCTGGGAGTGCTGGACCAGGGCCGCACCCCGGAGAGCAGGGCTCTGGTTCAGGCCTTCGACGCATCGGCAGGTTTCGGGCTGGTCAGGCCACTCGCGAACTACGACGACCTTTCCGATGCCATCGACAGGCGCGAGATCTCGTCCGCCCTCGTGATCGATGCGGGATTCACCGACAGCATCGCGGCCGGGCGTTCCGGAAGGGTCCAGCTCATCCTCGACGGGAGTGACTCCCGAACGGCCATGGCGGCGATGATGTATGCCCGGAGCATCGCCTCCTCGTTCGCCGTCCCCGGCCGCACGCCGGCCCCGCCGATCGTCGAGGTGCGCACGGGCAACTGGTACAACTCCTCGCGCGAGACGCGCAACGCCATCATCCCCGGCCTCTCGGCGGTCATCCTGATGGTCGTGGCCGCGATGCTCACGTCCCTCACCGTCGCCCGCGAGTGGGAGAACGGGACGATGGAGCAGCTTGCCGCGAGCCCCCTGAGGCCGGGGGAGCTGATCCTGGGCAAGCTGCTGCCCTATATCGCTCTGGGGATGCTCGACGCTGCCATGACCGTGGGCATGGCGACCCTCGTCTTCGGCGTGCCCCTGCGCGGCAACCTCATGG is a window encoding:
- a CDS encoding ABC transporter ATP-binding protein codes for the protein MAETAVLLDRLVKRFGRFTAVDSISLSVERGEVFGFLGPNGAGKSTTIRIMCGLLRPTSGTAVIDGIDVARRPEEVRAGIGYMSQRFSLYRDLTVVENAAFFAGVYGLDGREASARIGEVLAEVGLAGSEPLAVSSLDPGRRQRLALGCSLMHHPRILFLDEPTSGVDPRTRGEFWDIIYGLAGSGVTVFVTTHYMQEADFCSRLAMIHAGRLVASGTPGDLRRGYGPGVVEVRCADPSGMLDALSKAAGVEEAFLFGDAVHAYSAGPAASAAVLSAIPGVSAARVIEPTLEDVFVRLVRGTA
- a CDS encoding ABC transporter permease, with translation MNPGRVAAVARKEAVHILRDPRSMGMGLAMPLLLMILFGWALSLDVEEVPLGVLDQGRTPESRALVQAFDASAGFGLVRPLANYDDLSDAIDRREISSALVIDAGFTDSIAAGRSGRVQLILDGSDSRTAMAAMMYARSIASSFAVPGRTPAPPIVEVRTGNWYNSSRETRNAIIPGLSAVILMVVAAMLTSLTVAREWENGTMEQLAASPLRPGELILGKLLPYIALGMLDAAMTVGMATLVFGVPLRGNLMALAAVMLLFIVGAQAMGLAISIAARNQLLASQIAIVTSFLPSFLLSGFVYDISGMPVFIRLVSRLLPSRYIVAGLKAVFLKGGGFAMVAADAAALVAFTILMLAVARRRLRLRLD